A section of the Primulina eburnea isolate SZY01 chromosome 1, ASM2296580v1, whole genome shotgun sequence genome encodes:
- the LOC140812334 gene encoding ubiquitin-conjugating enzyme E2 19-like produces the protein MSDVNNSYSQDRNPNTNTPVADAPAAVPSKQPLPTAKTVDTQSVLRRLQSELMALMMGGDAGISAFPEEDNIFCWKGTITGSKDTVFQGTEYKLSLSFPADYPFKPPKVKFETSCFHPNVDLHGNICLDILQDKWSSAYDVRTILLSIQSLLGEPNTSSPLNNVAATLWENQEEYRKMVEKLYKQSA, from the exons ATGTCCGATGTAAACAACTCCTACAGCCAAGACAGAAACCCCAACACAAACACCCCAGTGGCTGATGCTCCGGCGGCGGTGCCATCAAAGCAGCCTTTGCCCACCGCGAAAACAGTGGATACGCAGTCTGTTTTGAGAAG GTTACAATCTGAGCTCATGGCACTTATG ATGGGTGGTGATGCTGGCATATCAGCATTTCCAGAGGAGGACAACATTTTCTGCTGGAAAGGAACAATTACGGGGAGCAAAGATACGGTTTTCCAAGGAACGGAGTACAAACTATCCCTTTCCTTCCCAGCTGATTATCCTTTTAAACCTCCGAAGGTTAAGTTTGAGACCAGTTGCTTCCATCCCAATGTGGATTTGCACGGGAACATATGCCTGGATATATTACAG GATAAATGGTCGTCTGCTTATGATGTGAGGACTATCTTGCTATCAATTCAGAGTTTACTTGGAG AGCCAAATACAAGCTCACCTCTTAACAACGTGGCGGCTACACTTTGGGAAAACCAAGAAG AATATAGGAAGATGGTCGAGAAATTGTACAAGCAATCCGCCTAA